From a single Canis aureus isolate CA01 chromosome 5, VMU_Caureus_v.1.0, whole genome shotgun sequence genomic region:
- the PAQR7 gene encoding membrane progestin receptor alpha isoform X1, translating into MKMGAPGPSQAQEASRAEARGPGGLGGDPAGAPGAPATPARAATPTPELGLRGGGSGARPAGGSGESFCFPPARGPPAPPRRGAPVWGALQAPPAAPPRPLRGPGRDHRSPFIRLRSRGAQGRDRSRPPRRREQKPIQFAWPPSTRPWSPGLSPALPSLLCEPWLPAWPTAMATMVAQKLSHLLPTLRQAHQEPQPSGQPEPVFTVDRAEVPPLFWKPYIYVGYRPLHQTWRFYFRTLFQQHNEAVNVWTHLLAALVLLLRLVVFAGTVDFWGDPHALPLFIIVLASFTYLSLSALAHLLQAKSEFWHYSFFFLDYVGVAVYQFGSALAHFYYAIEPAWHAQVQTIFLPTAAFLAWLSCTGSCYSKYSQKPGLLGRTCQEVPSALAYALDISPVVHRILVSPDPTADDPALLYHKCQVVFFLLAAAFFSAFVPERWFPGSCHVFGQGHQLFHVFLVLCTLAQLEAVALDYEARRPIYEPLHARWPHNFSGLFLLTVGSSVLTAFLLSQLVRRKLDRKTQ; encoded by the exons ATGAAGATGGGGGCGCCAGGCCCATCGCAAGCACAGGAAGCCTCGCGAGCGGAGGCGCGGGGACCCGGCGGCTTGGGGGGGGACCCCGCGGGCGCACCGGGCGCTCCGGCCACACCCGCCCGCGCCGCCACCCCGACTCCGGAGCTGGGGCTccgcggcggcgggagcggggcCCGCCCAGCGGGGGGCTCGGGCGAGAGCTTCTGCTTTCCTCCGGCACGTgggccccccgcacccccgcggCGCGGCGCCCCCGTGTGGGGagccctccaggccccgcccgccgccccgccccgccccctgcgcggCCCGGGGCGGGACCACCGCAGCCCCTTTATCCGCCTCAGGTCCCGGGGCGCTCAGGGCCGGGATCGGAGCCGGCCGCCCCGCCGCAG GGAACAGAAGCCAATCCAGTTTGCCTGGCCTCCATCAACCAGGCCCTGGTCACCTGGTCTCAGCCCAGCTTTGCCCTCCTTGCTGTGTGAACCTTGG ctccctgcctggCCCACAGCCATGGCCACGATGGTGGCCCAGAAGCTCAGCCATCTCCTGCCCACCTTGCGGCAGGCCCACCAGGAGCCGCAGCCGTCCGGGCAGCCGGAGCCTGTCTTCACGGTGGACCGAGCCGAGGTGCCACCCCTCTTCTGGAAGCCGTACATCTACGTGGGCTACCGGCCGCTGCATCAGACCTGGCGCTTCTACTTCCGCACGCTCTTCCAGCAGCACAACGAGGCGGTGAACGTCTGGACCCACCTGCTGGCCgccctggtgctgctgctgcggcTGGTCGTCTTTGCGGGGACCGTGGACTTCTGGGGAGACCCACACGCCCTGCCCCTCTTCATCATTGTCCTCGCGTCCTTCACCTACCTCTCCCTCAGTGCCTTGGCTCACCTCCTGCAGGCCAAGTCCGAGTTCTGGCATTACAGCTTCTTCTTCCTGGACTACGTGGGCGTGGCCGTGTACCAGTTCGGCAGCGCCCTGGCGCACTTCTACTACGCCATCGAGCCCGCCTGGCACGCCCAGGTGCAGACCATCTTCCTGCCCACGGCCGCCTTTCTCGCCTGGCTTTCTTGCACCGGCTCCTGCTACAGCAAGTATAGCCAGAAACCTGGCCTGCTGGGCCGCACTTGCCAGGAGGTGCCCTCCGCGCTGGCCTACGCGCTGGACATCAGCCCCGTGGTGCACCGCATCCTGGTGTCCCCCGACCCCACGGCAGATGACCCAGCTCTTCTCTACCACAAGTGCCAGGTGGTCTTCTTCCTGCTGGCTGCTGCTTTCTTCTCAGCCTTCGTGCCTGAGCGCTGGTTTCCTGGCAGCTGCCACGTCTTTGGCCAGGGCCACCAGCTCTTCCACGTATTCCTGGTGCTGTGCACCCTGGCTCAGCTGGAGGCCGTGGCCCTGGACTACGAGGCCCGGCGGCCCATCTATGAGCCTCTGCACGCCCGCTGGCCTCACAACTTCTCTGGCCTCTTCCTGCTCACGGTGGGCAGCAGTGTCCTGACCGCGTTCCTGCTGAGCCAGCTGGTGCGGCGCAAACTCGACCGGAAGACCCAGTGA
- the PAQR7 gene encoding membrane progestin receptor alpha isoform X2, translating to MATMVAQKLSHLLPTLRQAHQEPQPSGQPEPVFTVDRAEVPPLFWKPYIYVGYRPLHQTWRFYFRTLFQQHNEAVNVWTHLLAALVLLLRLVVFAGTVDFWGDPHALPLFIIVLASFTYLSLSALAHLLQAKSEFWHYSFFFLDYVGVAVYQFGSALAHFYYAIEPAWHAQVQTIFLPTAAFLAWLSCTGSCYSKYSQKPGLLGRTCQEVPSALAYALDISPVVHRILVSPDPTADDPALLYHKCQVVFFLLAAAFFSAFVPERWFPGSCHVFGQGHQLFHVFLVLCTLAQLEAVALDYEARRPIYEPLHARWPHNFSGLFLLTVGSSVLTAFLLSQLVRRKLDRKTQ from the coding sequence ATGGCCACGATGGTGGCCCAGAAGCTCAGCCATCTCCTGCCCACCTTGCGGCAGGCCCACCAGGAGCCGCAGCCGTCCGGGCAGCCGGAGCCTGTCTTCACGGTGGACCGAGCCGAGGTGCCACCCCTCTTCTGGAAGCCGTACATCTACGTGGGCTACCGGCCGCTGCATCAGACCTGGCGCTTCTACTTCCGCACGCTCTTCCAGCAGCACAACGAGGCGGTGAACGTCTGGACCCACCTGCTGGCCgccctggtgctgctgctgcggcTGGTCGTCTTTGCGGGGACCGTGGACTTCTGGGGAGACCCACACGCCCTGCCCCTCTTCATCATTGTCCTCGCGTCCTTCACCTACCTCTCCCTCAGTGCCTTGGCTCACCTCCTGCAGGCCAAGTCCGAGTTCTGGCATTACAGCTTCTTCTTCCTGGACTACGTGGGCGTGGCCGTGTACCAGTTCGGCAGCGCCCTGGCGCACTTCTACTACGCCATCGAGCCCGCCTGGCACGCCCAGGTGCAGACCATCTTCCTGCCCACGGCCGCCTTTCTCGCCTGGCTTTCTTGCACCGGCTCCTGCTACAGCAAGTATAGCCAGAAACCTGGCCTGCTGGGCCGCACTTGCCAGGAGGTGCCCTCCGCGCTGGCCTACGCGCTGGACATCAGCCCCGTGGTGCACCGCATCCTGGTGTCCCCCGACCCCACGGCAGATGACCCAGCTCTTCTCTACCACAAGTGCCAGGTGGTCTTCTTCCTGCTGGCTGCTGCTTTCTTCTCAGCCTTCGTGCCTGAGCGCTGGTTTCCTGGCAGCTGCCACGTCTTTGGCCAGGGCCACCAGCTCTTCCACGTATTCCTGGTGCTGTGCACCCTGGCTCAGCTGGAGGCCGTGGCCCTGGACTACGAGGCCCGGCGGCCCATCTATGAGCCTCTGCACGCCCGCTGGCCTCACAACTTCTCTGGCCTCTTCCTGCTCACGGTGGGCAGCAGTGTCCTGACCGCGTTCCTGCTGAGCCAGCTGGTGCGGCGCAAACTCGACCGGAAGACCCAGTGA